A genomic region of Anopheles coustani chromosome 3, idAnoCousDA_361_x.2, whole genome shotgun sequence contains the following coding sequences:
- the LOC131261682 gene encoding uncharacterized protein LOC131261682: MPENTVPACQNEVTDVPSWLDEQYVEKLLRCALKEKSIKLKQLILKYAVPKGDNFASIIYRIQVVYHAKEEYEITRTFIVKGMITEGLAGEKLRQYDVQRKEMDVYQYIVPELKRMMQCVGERSELYPSALAIDRKREVILFKDLTLDGYRMADRTKGLDMVHLKMAFKLMAKLHAGSLKLREQQPTIFDHYRTGMMTRETEAFHPMFVRIFDALVAEIARWGPEWDYYRRKLEILRPNFVEYGLRVFDNEPDANDLCVFVHGDLWVNNLLYKYDTHANPIDAVLLDFQYCCYGTPMIDFCYLYYTSARNEIRQNCLDELLQYYYYALRTCVRDLKYLGTFPTLYQFLQQSMRKMFYGVYSTFIALPVQMNDKTENADFDALMGDDERAQIYKRTIVSNDKYRKIIQGLLPQFDRKGLLDPLY, encoded by the exons ATGCCAGAAAACACTGTGCCAGCGTGCCAGAATGAAGTCACCGATGTTCCGAGCTGGCTGGACGAGCAGTACGTTGAAAAGCTGCTACGTTGTGCATTGAAAGAAAAGTCTATCAAACTAAAGCAGCTGATTTTGAAATACGCCGTGCCGAAGGGTGATAACTTTGCCAGCATTATCTATCGTATCCAGGTGGTGTACCATGCAAAGGAAGAG TATGAAATAACTAGGACGTTCATCGTAAAAGGAATGATCACCGAAGGATTGGCTGGCGAAAAATTGCGCCAGTATGATGTGCAGCGCAAAGAGATGGACGTGTATCAGTACATCGTGCCGGAGTTGAAGCGCATGATGCAGTGTGTCGGAGAGCGGAGCGAGTTGTACCCATCGGCGTTGGCCATCGATCGCAAGCGTGAAGTGATTTTGTTCAAGGATCTCACCCTGGATGGATACAGAATGGCCGATCGTACGAAGGGACTGGACATGGTTCACTTGAAGATGGCCTTTAAGCTTATGGCCAAACTGCATGCCGGATCGCTCAAGCTACGCGAACAGCAACCGACCATCTTCGACCACTACCGAACGGGTATGATGACGCGTGAAACGGAAGCATTTCATCCGATGTTTGTGCGGATCTTTGACGCTCTGGTTGCTGAGATCGCTCGCTGGGGACCTGAGTGGGACTACTATCGCCGGAAGCTGGAAATCCTACGGCCGAACTTTGTAGAGTATGGCCTACGAGTGTTCGACAACGAACCGGATGCGAACGATCTGTGCGTGTTCGTGCACGGTGATCTGTGGGTGAACAACTTGCTGTACAAATATGACACACACGCGAACCCGATCGACGCGGTATTGCTGGACTTCCAGTACTGCTGCTACGGGACGCCGATGATCGATTTCTGTTACTTGTACTACACATCGGCCAGGAATGAAATACGCCAGAATTGCCTCGATGAGCTGTTGCAGTACTACTACTATGCTCTAAGAACGTGCGTAAGGGATCTTAAGTACCTTGGAACATTTCCAACCCTATATCAGTTTCTTCAGCAGTCGATGCGCAAAATGTTCTACG GTGTCTATTCAACATTCATAGCACTTCCGGTGCAGATGAACGACAAGACGGAAAATGCGGACTTTGACGCGCTCATGGGCGATGACGAGCGTGCGCAAATATACAAGCGAACGATCGTGTCCAATGACAAGTATCGGAAGATTATCCAAGGTTTGTTGCCACAGTTCGACCGAAAGGGTCTGCTAGATCCACTGTATTAG
- the LOC131261666 gene encoding uncharacterized protein LOC131261666, which translates to MVELQWMTRELLETLLAGHQNLTHMVSYEVNFATKKGDNYASEMYRLTVHFASASGDEQIQKNYILKVIPAGEIQQKVMKENSIYPRETVIYRDILPRIYDLLRSIGDSSIISPICLATTSTPKEMLLFEDAREDGFRMADRRQGLELDASRLVIIKLAKLHACSRLLFDSNAQLFDLMLEGCISDDPSKQTFLPYYRRCVQQVMRLVAQWNVDGQWDTVLAKLERLQDKIIPYGCAVYRRTDECFSVLNHNDIWINNMMFRYDEANRVEDLRLLDYQLSFYGSPGVDLNFFLYGSVRPEVRKKHEAELIQLYHSTLSSTLTRLQYRGPVPNLPDVHVEIIRKGFHRVNAVFQQLPFAMMENSEDAEMDLLLGDGDRSEASRRELFDNPRYVSVLPELLREFDLGGYLD; encoded by the exons ATGGTCGAGCTGCAATGGATGACTCGGGAGCTTCTGGAAACCTTACTTGCCGGTCATCAGAATCTCACGCACATGGTTTCGTACGAAGTGAATTTTGCCACCAAAAAGGGGGACAATTATGCTAGTGAAATGTATCGCCTGACGGTGCATTTTGCAAGTGCATCTGGAGATGAACAAATTCAGAAGAATTATATATTAAAG GTCATCCCGGCCGGTGAAATTCAGCAGAAAGTGATGAAAGAGAACAGTATCTACCCAAGGGAAACGGTCATATACCGGGACATCTTGCCAAGGATCTATGATTTGTTGCGTTCGATCGGCGATAGCTCGATCATTTCTCCGATCTGTTTGGCTACCACTAGCACACCGAAAGAGATGCTGTTGTTTGAAGATGCCCGCGAGGACGGTTTCCGAATGGCCGATAGACGGCAGGGACTAGAACTCGATGCTAGCCGTTTGGTGATCATTAAGCTGGCCAAGTTACATGCCTGCTCCCGGTTGCTGTTCGATTCCAACGCGCAGCTGTTCGATCTTATGCTGGAAGGCTGCATTTCGGACGATCCCAGCAAGCAAACTTTTCTTCCTTACTATCGACGATGCGTTCAGCAGGTGATGCGTTTGGTTGCCCAGTGGAATGTGGATGGCCAGTGGGACACGGTGCTGGCAAAGCTAGAACGTTTGCAGGATAAGATCATTCCGTACGGATGTGCCGTCTACCGGCGTACGGATGAATGTTTCAGCGTACTCAACCATAACGATATCTGGATAAACAATATGATGTTCCGATACGATGAGGCAAACCGGGTTGAAGATCTTCGTCTGCTTGACTATCAACTGTCCTTCTACGGATCGCCGGGAGTGGATTTAAACTTTTTCCTCTACGGTTCCGTACGACCGGAAGTGCGGAAAAAGCACGAAGCAGAATTAATTCAG CTTTACCATAGCACACTCAGCAGTACACTGACTCGGCTACAGTATCGTGGCCCTGTTCCGAACCTTCCAGACGTCCACGTGGAGATTATTCGTAAAGGTTTCCACC GCGTCAACGCCGTCTTTCAACAGTTACCGTTTGCCATGATGGAAAACTCGGAAGATGCCGAAATGGACCTACTGCTGGGTGACGGTGACCGCAGTGAAGCCAGCAGACGGGAGCTGTTCGACAATCCACGTTACGTCAGTGTGCTGCCCGAGCTGTTACGAGAGTTTGATCTTGGCGGCTACCTAGATTAA
- the LOC131261618 gene encoding uncharacterized protein LOC131261618, whose product MATPPKATVPEWMTKEFFVDAIAAKLTLPVTDFTIADLDVRPATEAGDNYASVLYRVAVSVQVHGSEGYTTVSLIVKALPKLGLSDELIQQMNLFPKEMTMYGKVLPSLEQLYHQRGRTDVLFGPRCLKHGTEPTDVIVMEDMRDRDFRMANRRQGMDMDHTLTVLRCMAQFHAASVVYYGQRGPSEQRLIEGMFAEKGRKMHEQFQAQQTAFLYKVISGWSEKGKFFADVMKHWGMDMFDAMLKVTRADPQKFNVLNHGDMWCNNIMFHYTPDNGVDQIVLIDYQISFWSSPAIDLLYFLMTSVNSDLRLPQLDYFIRYYHEQLMENLNFLDYTEKRPTLKELHSDVIGHGLFGFVIALTLLPVVLLEKTDDASMDLMLDMGEAGANFKLKLYNNPEYVRQMTQIMEHFYNLGAFDILELGVQRAAGIDCDPQLQLPLWLDREFVEHVVQQKFGNDAVEKRTVRGAYVKNAAKKGDNYAAALYSVKVDMLRASTATEETLSLIVKAPPKGNAAAYSLDKDMYVRERYLYETLIPAFEALYRAKGSTVKLAANYYKPPNGLPVEVIVMEDLTVSGYRLANRQEGLDRAHTEAALEHLAKFHAASAVYCESGPPLPAILTESYSDYQMAEKTDKLFEHSLDSLFEYMNGWDFAEEYAEDLERVSRHIYRLLVNTWTVNSNGFNVLNHGDAWMNNILFSYDSDTVAQVALVDYQFPTWGSPVFDVIQLLFSSVSQSLKLSEQAAFVRFYQKELVQSLRLLGYTKPMPTLQGLQIAFNDRLLAAIKATVIDLPYVLADPSEDASVEAAVAQTEAGRQFQKLLYDNDRYKEQMKMLLPYFKNRGLLTPDAASIIRSE is encoded by the exons ATGGCTACACCTCCCAAGGCCACCGTCCCGGAGTGGATGACGAAAGAGTTTTTCGTGGATGCGATTGCAGCGAAGTTGACGCTCCCGGTGACCGATTTTACGATAGCCGATCTGGACGTGCGACCTGCGACGGAAGCTGGCGACAACTATGCGTCGGTATTGTACCGCGTTGCGGTGTCAGTGCAGGTGCACGGTTCCGAAGGCTACACCACCGTGTCGCTAATCGTGAAGGCCCTGCCTAAACTCGGCCTCTCAGATGAGTTGATCCAGCAGATGAACCTGTTCCCGAAGGAGATGACGATGTACGGGAAGGTGCTGCCGAGCCTGGAACAACTGTACCATCAACGTGGCCGAACGGATGTGCTGTTTGGACCTCGCTGCCTGAAACACGGCACCGAACCGACCGACGTGATCGTAATGGAAGACATGCGGGATCGCGACTTCCGCATGGCGAATCGGCGCCAGGGTATGGATATGGACCATACGCTAACGGTGTTGAGATGCATGGCGCAGTTCCATGCTGCGTCGGTGGTTTACTATGGCCAGCGAGGGCCTTCGGAGCAAAGGCTAATAGAGGGCATGTTTGCGGAGAAGGGACGCAAGATGCACGAGCAGTTTCAGGCGCAGCAGACTGCCTTTTTGTACAAGGTGATAAGCGGCTGGTCGGAGAAGGGCAAGTTCTTTGCCGACGTAATG AAACATTGGGGCATGGATATGTTCGATGCGATGCTTAAAGTTACGCGCGCCGATCCTCAAAAATTCAATGTATTAAACCACGGTGATATGTGGTGTAATAACATCATGTTTCACTACACCCCCGACAATGGCGTTGATCAAATCGTGTTG ATCGACTATCAGATAAGCTTTTGGTCTTCCCCGGCGATCGATTTGCTGTACTTCTTGATGACCTCCGTCAATAGTGATCTTCGCCTTCCCCAGTTGGATTATTTTATTCGCTACTACCACGAACAACTGATGGAAAACCTCAACTTCCTGGATTACACCGAAAAGCGGCCTACGCTAAAGGAGCTACACTCGGACGTCATCGGTCACGGATTGTTTGGCTTCGTGATAGCTTTGACCCTCCTACCGGTGGTGCTGCTGGAGAAAACCGACGATGCGTCGATGGATCTGATGCTCGATATGGGAGAAGCCGGTGCCAACTTCAAACTGAAGCTGTACAACAACCCGGAGTATGTGCGACAAATGACGCAGATTATGGAGCATTTCTACAATTTGGGTGCGTTTGACATCCTGGAGCTGGGAGTGCAACGTGCGGCAGGGATCGATTGCGACCCACAATTGCAGCTGCCACTGTGGCTGGACAGGGAATTCGTCGAGCACGTGGTGCAGCAGAAGTTTGGCAACGACGCCGTGGAGAAACGCACCGTACGAGGGGCGTACGTGAAGAACGCTGCGAAGAAGGGCGACAATTATGCGGCCGCTCTGTACTCCGTAAAGGTGGATATGCTCCGAGCCAGTACAGCTACAGAGGAGACCCTTTCGCTCATCGTAAAAGCTCCGCCGAAGGGAAATGCCGCTGCCTATTCGCTGGATAAGGATATGTACGTGAGGGAACGGTATCTCTACGAAACGCTGATCCCAGCTTTTGAGGCATTGTACCGGGCTAAGGGAAGCACGGTAAAACTAGCGGCAAATTATTACAAGCCGCCCAACGGGTTGCCGGTGGAGGTGATTGTTATGGAGGACCTCACGGTGAGTGGATACCGGTTGGCGAACCGGCAGGAAGGCTTGGACAGAGCTCACACCGAGGCCGCACTCGAGCATTTGGCAAAATTTCATGCGGCGTCAGCCGTCTACTGTGAGAGTGGTCCGCCACTTCCGGCGATACTTACCGAGTCGTACAGCGATTATCAGATGGCCGAAAAAACTGACAAGTTGTTCGAGCACTCACTAGACAGCCTTTTCGAATACATGAACGGGTGGGACTTTGCTGAAGAGTATGCCGAAGATTTGGAGCGGGTTTCACGGCACATTTATCGGCTTCTTGTCAATACATGGACCGTCAATTCCAATGGATTCAACGTGCTGAACCATGGCGATGCCTGGATGAACAACATACTGTTTTCCTATGATAGCGACACCGTTGCACAGGTGGCCCTGGTTGACTATCAGTTCCCGACCTGGGGCTCACCGGTCTTCGATGTGATCCAGCTGTTGTTCTCTTCAGTTAGTCAAAGCCTGAAGCTATCAGAGCAGGCAGCGTTTGTACGATTCTACCAGAAAGAACTGGTGCAAAGCTTGCGTCTTCTTGGATACACCAAACCGATGCCGACGTTGCAAGGGTTGCAAATCGCCTTCAACGATCGACTTCTGGCGGCCATCAAAGCTACCGTGATCGACCTACCGTACGTCTTGGCCGATCCCAGCGAGGACGCGTCGGTGGAGGCTGCTGTCGCACAAACGGAGGCTGGACGCCAGTTCCAGAAGCTACTGTACGACAACGACCGGTACAAGGAGCAGATGAAAATGCTGCTACCGTACTTTAAGAACCGTGGTCTACTGACACCAGATGCCGCTTCTATCATTCGAAGTGAATAA
- the LOC131261634 gene encoding uncharacterized protein LOC131261634, translating to MATPPKATVPEWMTKEFFVDAIAAKLTLPVTDFTIADLDVRPATEAGDNYASVLYRVAVSVQVHGSEGHTTVSLIVKALPKFGLTDELIQQMNLFPKEMTMYGKVLPSLEQLYHQRGRTDVMFGPRCLKHGTEPTDVIVMEDMRDRDFRLVNRRQGMDMDHTLTVLRCMAQFHAASVVYYGQRGPSEQRLLEGMFAEKGRKMHEQLQAMQSAFMYMVVSGWSEKGKFFANLMKHWGMDMFDASLKVSRADPQKFNVLNHGDMWCNNIMFHYTTDNAIDEIVLIDYQISFWSSPAIDLLYFLMTSVNSDLRLPQLDYFIRYYHEQLMENLNFLDYTEKRPTLKELHSDVIGHGLFGFVIALTLLPVVLLEKTDDASMDLMLDMGEAGANFKLKLYNNPEYVRQMTQIMEHFYNLGAFDILELGVQRAAGIDCDPQLQLPLWLDREFVEHVVQQKFGNDAVEKRTVRGAYVKNAAKKGDNYAAALYSVKVDMLRASTATEETLSLIVKAPPKGNAAAYSLDKDMYVRERYLYETLIPAFEALYRAKGSTVKLAANYYKPPNGLPVEVIVMEDLTVSGYRLANRQEGLDRAHTEAALEHLAKFHAASAVYGESGPPLPAILTESYSDYQMAEKTDKLFEPSLDSLFEYMKGWDFAEEYAEDLERVSRHIYRLLVDTWTVDSNGFNVLNHGDVWMNNILFSYASDTVAQVALVDYQFPTWGSPVFDVIQLLFSSVSQSLKLSEQAAFVRFYQKELVQNLRLLGYTKPMPTLQGLQIAFNDRLLAAIKATVIDLPYVLADPSEDASVEAAVAQTEAGRQFQKLLFDNDRYKEQMKMLLPYFKNRGLLTPDAASVN from the exons ATGGCTACACCTCCCAAGGCCACCGTCCCGGAGTGGATGACGAAAGAGTTTTTCGTGGATGCGATTGCAGCGAAGTTGACGCTCCCGGTGACCGATTTTACGATAGCCGATCTGGACGTGCGACCTGCGACGGAAGCTGGCGACAACTATGCGTCGGTGTTGTACCGTGTGGCGGTGTCGGTGCAGGTGCACGGTTCCGAAGGCCACACAACCGTGTCGCTAATCGTGAAGGCCCTACCCAAATTCGGTCTGACGGACGAGTTGATCCAGCAGATGAACCTGTTCCCGAAGGAGATGACGATGTACGGGAAGGTGCTACCGAGCCTGGAACAACTTTACCATCAGCGTGGCCGAACGGATGTGATGTTTGGACCTCGCTGCCTGAAACACGGCACTGAGCCGACCGACGTGATCGTAATGGAGGACATGCGGGATCGCGACTTCCGCCTGGTGAATCGACGCCAGGGTATGGATATGGACCATACGCTAACGGTGTTGAGATGCATGGCGCAGTTCCATGCTGCGTCGGTGGTTTACTATGGCCAGCGAGGGCCTTCGGAGCAGAGGCTGCTCGAGGGCATGTTTGCGGAGAAGGGACGCAAAATGCACGAACAGCTTCAGGCGATGCAAAGTGCGTTTATGTACATGGTGGTAAGCGGCTGGTCGGAGAAGGGCAAGTTCTTTGCCAACTTAATG AAACATTGGGGCATGGATATGTTCGATGCTTCACTTAAAGTCTCGCGCGCTGATCCCCAAAAATTCAATGTACTAAACCACGGTGATATGTGGTGTAATAACATCATGTTTCACTACACCACCGACAATGCGATTGATGAAATCGTGCTG ATCGACTATCAGATAAGCTTTTGGTCTTCCCCGGCGATCGATTTGCTGTACTTCTTGATGACCTCCGTCAATAGTGATCTTCGCCTTCCCCAGTTGGATTATTTTATTCGCTACTACCACGAACAACTGATGGAAAACCTCAACTTCCTGGATTACACCGAAAAGCGGCCTACGCTAAAGGAGCTACACTCGGACGTCATCGGTCACGGATTGTTTGGCTTCGTGATAGCTTTGACCCTCCTACCGGTGGTGCTGCTGGAGAAAACCGACGATGCGTCGATGGATCTGATGCTCGATATGGGAGAAGCCGGTGCCAACTTCAAACTGAAGCTGTACAACAACCCGGAGTATGTGCGACAAATGACGCAGATTATGGAGCATTTCTACAATTTGGGTGCGTTTGACATCCTGGAGCTGGGAGTGCAACGTGCGGCAGGGATCGATTGCGACCCACAATTGCAGCTGCCACTGTGGCTGGACAGGGAATTCGTCGAGCACGTGGTGCAGCAGAAGTTTGGCAACGACGCCGTGGAGAAACGCACCGTACGAGGGGCGTACGTGAAGAACGCTGCGAAGAAGGGCGACAATTATGCGGCCGCTCTGTACTCCGTAAAGGTGGATATGCTCCGAGCCAGTACAGCTACAGAGGAGACCCTTTCGCTCATCGTAAAAGCTCCGCCGAAGGGAAATGCCGCTGCCTATTCGCTGGATAAGGATATGTACGTGAGGGAACGGTATCTCTACGAAACGCTGATCCCAGCTTTTGAGGCATTGTACCGGGCTAAGGGAAGCACGGTAAAACTAGCGGCAAATTATTACAAGCCGCCCAACGGGCTGCCGGTGGAGGTGATTGTTATGGAGGACCTCACGGTGAGTGGATACCGGTTGGCGAACCGGCAGGAAGGCTTGGACAGAGCTCACACCGAGGCCGCACTCGAGCATTTGGCAAAGTTTCATGCGGCATCAGCCGTCTACGGTGAGAGTGGTCCGCCGCTTCCGGCGATACTTACCGAGTCATACAGCGATTATCAGATGGCCGAAAAAACCGACAAGCTGTTCGAGCCCTCACTGGACAGCCTGTTCGAATATATGAAGGGGTGGGACTTTGCTGAAGAGTATGCCGAAGATTTGGAGCGGGTTTCACGGCACATTTATCGGCTTCTTGTCGATACGTGGACCGTCGATTCCAATGGATTCAACGTGCTGAACCATGGCGATGTCTGGATGAACAACATACTGTTTTCTTACGCTAGCGACACCGTTGCGCAGGTGGCCCTGGTTGACTATCAGTTCCCGACCTGGGGCTCACCGGTCTTCGATGTGATCCAGCTGTTGTTCTCTTCAGTTAGTCAAAGCCTGAAGCTATCAGAGCAGGCAGCGTTTGTACGATTCTACCAGAAAGAACTGGTGCAAAACTTGCGTCTTCTTGGATACACCAAACCGATGCCGACGTTGCAAGGGTTGCAAATCGCCTTCAACGATCGACTTCTGGCGGCCATCAAAGCTACCGTGATCGACCTACCGTACGTCTTGGCCGATCCCAGCGAGGACGCGTCGGTGGAGGCTGCTGTCGCACAAACGGAGGCAGGACGCCAGTTCCAGAAGCTACTGTTCGACAACGACCGGTACAAGGAGCAGATGAAAATGCTGCTACCGTACTTTAAGAACCGTGGTCTACTGACACCTGATGCCGCTTCTGTCAACTGA
- the LOC131261650 gene encoding uncharacterized protein LOC131261650, producing MMDAPSWRTVEFFSAIIEAEFANQNDGPIHVKGLHIGEANSETAGYMSLIHRVTLEVEVGPSREIKTLSYIVKEKSDQAFGGSLSDLLSVFPKERVFYEHLLPEFERLWLKAGGVRFGPKMFKATDGHETVIVMEDLSRSNFRMRPKRYGLPVEDVKAILSKVAKFHATSVVYLEAGGSFSEHFTRGVYSEGTIDAIEDYYEVLYSAFVKSLEARKLAEEYLNALKQIDGRLLKECCRVLRVNAANFNVLNHGDLWSNNVMFDNDNLLLLDFQTAFYGCFASDILYLLVTTATEILCDELEELLQYYYRQLVNSFTALGYNKPIPSYDELFRQIQKCGVLLLPPLSEAVAIMMTGLTEASDMENITSDHPAGAALRNQVYSNPAYGSTMEAASWRSVEFFRDIIEADLSPQNACPAVVKKIRIGEANSETVGYMSLIHRVTLEVEVGPSREIKTLSYIVKEKSDQAFGATVVDVLSAFPKERELYGHVLPEFERLWLAKGGVQFGPRMFKATDGHETVIVMEDLNQRNFHMRSKRYGLPVKDVKAILSKLAKFHATSVVYLEAGGCFSAHFAEGIFREDTIGVIGRHYEVLYGAFVQSLHERGLPEEYVTPLVSQGKLTFSCSHTMFFRFQKQIDGHLLSECCRVLRKDSANFNVLNHDDLWPCNIMFGEDDVLFLDFQTAFYGCFASDILYFLISTATEMLCDGLVELLQYYYRQLVDSFQVLAYGKPIPSYDELFKQVQKHGVLILPTLSEAVAMTMANVVEIVDMEKISTDHPDGEALLKRVYNSPDFVQLVDRLIPTLFHMGLFSNLTDQNEG from the exons ATGATGGACGCTCCTAGCTGGCGCACGGTGGAATTTTTTAGTGCCATAATCGAAGCCGAGTTCGCCAATCAAAACGATGGACCGATACACGTCAAAGGATTGCACATCGGTGAGGCCAACAGCGAAACGGCGGGCTATATGTCTCTCATCCACCGAGTAACGCTCGAAGTGGAAGTTGGACCATCCCGAGAGATCAAGACGCTGTCGTACATCGTGAAGGAAAAATCAGACCAAGCGTTTGGTGGTTCGCTGAGTGATCTTTTGTCCGTTTTCCCGAAAGAACGCGTATTCTACGAGCATCTGCTGCCGGAATTTGAACGTCTCTGGTTAAAAGCGGGTGGTGTACGCTTTGGGCCAAAGATGTTCAAAGCAACCGATGGCCATGAAACGGTGATCGTTATGGAGGATCTCAGCCGAAGCAACTTTCGGATGAGACCGAAAAGATACGGACTCCCAGTGGAAGAtgttaaagcgatcctttCCAAGGTAGCAAAGTTTCACGCGACGTCTGTTGTGTACCTGGAAGCGGGAGGTAGTTTCTCCGAACACTTTACCCGGGGAGTCTATTCAGAAGGGACTATCGACGCCATAGAAGATTACTACGAAGTTCTCTACAGTGCTTTTGTGAAAAGTCTCGAGGCGCGAAAATTAGCAGAGGAATATCTTAACGCTTTG AAACAAATCGATGGCCGCTTGCTAAAGGAATGTTGCCGAGTTTTGCGTGTCAACGCAGCGAATTTCAACGTTCTAAACCATGGTGACTTGTGGTCCAACAATGTGATGTTCGATAACGATAACTTACTTTTG CTGGACTTTCAAACAGCGTTCTATGGGTGTTTTGCTTCGGATATTCTCTACCTGCTAGTCACAACCGCCACTGAAATACTTTGCGATGAGCTGGAGGAACTGCTGCAGTATTACTACCGGCAGTTGGTGAATAGTTTTACCGCACTTGGCTACAATAAGCCGATACCGTCGTACGACGAGCTGTTCAGGCAGATACAAAAGTGTGGGGTACTCCTTCTACCGCCTTTATCGGAAGCCGTGGCGATCATGATGACCGGTCTCACGGAGGCCAGCGATATGGAAAACATAACTTCTGATCATCCGGCTGGAGCCGCCTTGCGGAACCAAGTGTATAGTAATCCGGCCTAT GGTTCCACGATGGAAGCTGCTAGTTGGCGTTCTGTGGAGTTTTTTAGAGACATAATCGAAGCTGATTTGTCTCCGCAGAATGCCTGTCCTGCGGTTGTGAAAAAAATACGTATTGGCGAGGCAAACAGCGAAACGGTGGGCTATATGTCTCTCATCCACCGAGTAACGCTCGAAGTGGAAGTTGGACCATCTCGAGAGATTAAGACGCTGTCGTACATCGTGAAGGAAAAATCAGACCAAGCGTTTGGTGCTACAGTGGTAGATGTCTTGTCCGCTTTCCCGAAAGAACGTGAACTTTATGGACATGTGCTGCCGGAGTTTGAACGACTGTGGCTCGCAAAGGGCGGTGTGCAGTTTGGACCAAGGATGTTCAAGGCGACCGATGGCCACGAAACGGTGATCGTAATGGAGGATCTCAACCAAAGAAACTTTCACATGAGATCGAAACGATACGGACTCCCAGTAAAGGACGTTAAAGCGATCCTTTCTAAATTGGCAAAGTTCCACGCGACGTCTGTGGTGTACCTGGAAGCGGGAGGTTGTTTTTCCGCGCACTTTGCTGAGGGAATTTTTAGAGAAGATACAATTGGAGTCATAGGAAGACACTACGAAGTTCTCTACGGCGCCTTCGTACAAAGTCTACATGAACGAGGTCTACCAGAGGAATATGTTACGCCTTTGGTAAGCCAGGGAAAGTTAACTTTTTCTTGCAGTCACAcaatgttttttcgttttcagaAACAAATCGATGGCCACTTGCTGAGTGAATGCTGCCGAGTGCTGCGTAAGGATTCCGCGAATTTTAACGTTTTAAATCATGATGATCTATGGCCATGCAATATCATGTTTGGGGAGGATGATGTTCTGTTC CTTGACTTCCAAACCGCATTCTATGGGTGTTTTGCATCTGATATCTTGTACTTTTTGATCTCAACTGCCACGGAAATGCTTTGCGATGGACTGGTGGAGCTGCTGCAGTACTATTACCGTCAATTAGTGGATAGTTTTCAAGTGTTAGCTTATGGTAAGCCGATACCGTCGTACGACGAGCTGTTCAAGCAGGTACAAAAGCATGGAGTGCTTATTTTACCTACCCTGTCGGAGGCCGTTGCCATGACGATGGCCAATGTCGTGGAGATTGTCGATATGGAAAAGATAAGCACTGATCATCCGGATGGAGAAGCCTTGCTGAAACGCGTGTACAATAGTCCGGACTTTGTTCAGCTAGTAGACCGGCTCATACCAACGTTGTTCCACATGGGACTATTTTCCAACTTGACAGACCAAAACGAGGGATGA